The following coding sequences lie in one Filimonas effusa genomic window:
- a CDS encoding SRPBCC family protein, protein MVHVIKCTQRIPVSVDKAWSFFSSPANLKEITPANMGFDITSDLYEGKMYPGQIIEYRLKLLGGIKVYWMTEITHVEENRFFVDEQRFGPYAMWHHQHHFVPIEGGVEMTDIVHYKIPWGPLGSIAHAFYVKKQLDHIFSHRFQKIETIFGPFTYLHNA, encoded by the coding sequence ATGGTACATGTCATAAAATGTACACAACGCATTCCGGTTTCTGTTGACAAAGCATGGAGCTTCTTTAGCAGCCCGGCCAATCTTAAGGAGATCACACCCGCTAATATGGGCTTCGATATTACCAGCGATCTCTACGAAGGAAAGATGTATCCGGGCCAGATAATTGAATACAGGCTCAAGCTGCTGGGAGGTATAAAAGTGTATTGGATGACCGAAATAACACACGTGGAGGAAAATCGCTTCTTTGTAGATGAGCAGCGCTTCGGCCCCTACGCCATGTGGCATCACCAGCATCATTTCGTGCCCATAGAAGGTGGAGTGGAAATGACCGATATCGTCCATTATAAGATTCCCTGGGGACCACTGGGCTCGATCGCCCACGCTTTTTATGTTAAAAAACAACTGGATCATATATTCAGCCACCGCTTTCAGAAAATAGAAACTATCTTCGGCCCGTTTACCTATCTTCATAACGCCTAA